Part of the Vagococcus teuberi genome, GGAAAAACAGACTATGCTAGATTCAATCATCGAAAAGCATTTAAAAGGCTGGAAAATTAATCGCTTAGCGAAAGCTGACTTGATTATTTTACGTCTGGCTATTTTTGAAATGTTATATTTAAAAGATGTACCCAATAAAGTATCGTTGAATGAGGCGTTGGAATTAGCAAAAACGTATAGTGATGAAGAATCTAAACGTTTTATTAATGGTGTATTATCATCTGTTTTGAACGATATCGAAAATTAAAAATAATTAACAAAGAGGCTGACCCAAAAGTCTTAAAATAGAAATCCCATGAAATCCGTTAATTATAACGTTGATTTCATGGGATTTCTATTTTGTTAGGTGGGTGATCTTTCAAGAGATGGTAAATTAAAAGAAAGGGCCGATAAGCTTGAGAGCGAATTATCGGAAAAAGAAGTGTTTACAGAATTAATCAAAAGTAAAGAACAAGCAATTGGTGAGCTTAATGAAAAGAAGACTGACATAGAAACACAAATTGAGGAATTAAAATCTACTATAGAAACGCAAAAGAAAAATTTAGCAGAAAAAGATGCATATAGAGAAGCGGAAATCGCTGAAATGGAATCATACTATACTGGAGAAGTTGAAAAATACCAAGATCAAGTAAGAGCTACGATGTAGAAAAGAATGCAGTTCTTGAGAAATTAAATGATTTAACAGTTGAAAAAGAAGATTTAGACAAAGAACTTACACACTTAACAAAAGCAAGCAATGAAAAAGATGGCAAACTAGAAAAAGCTGAGAGTATTATAGAAGAAGTAAATACAAATGAAAATGGCTAGTAATTTTTATTGTCGAAATTAATATTCATAGTATAATAAGAACTAATTATAATAAACGCACCTCTAAAGTTTTAGGGTGTATTGTTATGAGTAGTTTTTTATTTATTAGAAGCAAGTATGTTAAAATAGAACGTAATTAAAAAATGAAGGGATGGAGACGATGACAGTAATTTTAGACGGGAAAGCATTAGCCAATAAAATGCAAGCAAATTTAGCTAATGAAGTGGCGGATTGGAAAAGTAAAGGTTACCGTATACCCAAACTAGTAGTAATTCTAATAGGAGAAGACAGTGCTAGTAAAGTATATGTGAAAAATAAAGAAAAATCAGCCCAAAAAATCGGATTCCATTCAGTAGTAAGAAGACTAGATGAAGCAGTTAGTGAGGCAGAGTTGTTAGACATCATTGCAGAGTATAATCAAGATGAAACAGTGGATGGTATCTTAGTACAGCTACCATTACCTAAACATATTGATGAGGAGAATGTGTTACTTGCTATTGATCCTAAAAAAGATGTGGATGGATTTCATCCACTTAATGTAGGAAAACTTTTTGTCGGGGATCCTGATATGCATCCTTGCACGCCTTTTGGTATTATTACATTACTAAAAGAGTATAATATTGAGTTGGTTGGAAAAAAAGTTGTGATAATTGGTAGAAGTAATATCGTTGGAAAACCTTTAATGCATATGATGTTAAATGAAGATGCTACTGTCACTATTACTCATTCAAAAACTAAGAATTTAAAAGAAGAAACATTAACAGCAGATGTATTAGTTGCGGCAATTGGACAAGCTGAGTTTATTACATCTGATTATGTAAAAGAAGGAGCAGTTGTCATTGATGTTGGGATGAATCGAAATAGCGATGGTAAACTAGTTGGGGATGTAGATTTTGAAGACGTGTTACCTAAAGTTAGTGCGATTACGCCGGTTCCAGGAGGCGTTGGTCCAATGACAATAACTATGCTAATGGAACAAACGATGTATCAAGGTAGAAAACATTGTGGAGAGGAAAGCCATGACAACAAGTGATTATTTAACGGTCACAGCATTAACAAAATATTTAAAACGTAAATTTGATGCAGACCCATATTTAGAAAAAGTGTATTTGACTGGTGAAGTATCAAATTTTAGAGCAAGAGTAAATAGTCATCAATATTTTAGCTTGAAAGATGATAAGGCTAAAATTTCAGCAGTAATGTTTAAAGGGGCATACCAAAAACTAAAATTTACTCCTGAAGAGGGGATGAAAGTTTTAGTGGTTGGTCGCCTCTCTCTTTATGAGGCGTCTGGTAATTATCAAATTTATATTGATCATATGGAACCAGATGGAGTAGGTGCTTTGTATCAAGCTTATGAACAACTAAAAGCATCACTAGAAAAAGAAGGATTGTTTAAATTAACACATAAACAATCATTAGTGAAGTATCCCAAACGAATTGCAGTTATCACAAGTCCGAGTGGCGCGGTTATTAAAGATATTATGACCACGATACAAAGACGTTATCCTATTGCACAGTTAGTATTATTTCCGACAAAAGTTCAAGGAGATGATGCTGCAGGAGAAATTGCACAACGAATCAAAGAAGTAGATGCTATTGGCAATTTCGATACGATGATTGTTGGTCGTGGTGGAGGCTCTATTGAAGATTTGTGGTCATTTAATACAGAAGAAGTGGTTCGTGCTGTTTTTGAAGCGAGAACACCGGTTATTTCATCTGTGGGACATGAAACAGATACTACGTTGACCGATTTAGTGGCAGATGTACGAGCGGCAACTCCAACAGCGGCAGCAGAACTAGCAGTACCTGTGTTACAAGAAGAGTTACTTAAAATTCGAGAAAAGCAATCACGCTTGTATCATGCACTTGATAATCAATTAAAACATAAACGTGCTCGATTTGAAAAAGTGAGTGAGTCAGTCATATTTAAACAACCAAATCGATTGTATGAAGCATTTTATTTACAATTAGATAATTTAGATCGACGTTTGAAACAGACTATGAGCACTCAGTTACATGAAAAGCAAGTGAAATGGCAAAAGCAATCAGAAAGATTGATGGTAAAAAATCCGTCTGAATTAATTAAACGACGTCACCAAGAACGAGAATTCTTGGAACAGAATTTACACAGAGCAATGTATCAACTCATTAGTGATAAAAAGCAATCTCTTTATCAAACGACTGAATCACTAGATTTACTGAGTCCACTTAAGACAATGGGGCGAGGGTATAGTTATGTGACTAAGAATAATCATATTGTAAAAAGTGTCTCAGATGTTAAAATTGGAGATGAGATGATATTGAATGTATCAGATGGCCAGATACAAGCAGAAGTAAAAGAGATAGAAAGTGATGGGAAAGCATGAGTAAAGAAAAACAAACATTTGAAGAGTCAATGGAAGAGCTTGAACAAATCATTAAAGGACTAGAATCAGGAGATGTACCGTTAGAAACGGCATTGGAAAAGTTTCAACGAGGAGTTGAGTTAAGTAAAGAGTGTCAAAAGACATTAGCAAATGCCGAAAAAACACTGACTAAAGTAATGAGTCAAGATGGTCAAGAAATTGATTTTGAAGCAAAAGGAGACTAAATATGTCGACATACACTGATTTTGTGACACGACATGCACCAATCATTGAACAAACCATTTGTACATTTTTAAAAAAAGAAACAATAGGTGAAGACTTGTATGACTCTATGAATTATTCGGTAAAAGCTGGTGGGAAAAAATTCCGTCCACTTTTATTTTTGGCGACGTTATCCTTAGTTGGTTACCCAATTACTAATGAAGAATATAAAGTCGCAAGTTCTTTAGAAATGATTCATACCTATTCGTTAATCCATGATGATTTGCCAGCGATGGATGATGATGATTTACGACGAGGAAAACCAACCAATCATAAACAATTTGGCGAAGCCATGGCTATTTTGGCAGGCGATGGCTTATTAACGGAGTCTTTTCATCTGCTTTCTAGTGCGAAGATAGAAGCAACTAAATTAGTTAAGTTGGTAGAAATTCTATCTAGTAGTGCTGGGACAAAAGGTATGATAGCTGGTCAAGTTGAAGACATAGAAGCAGAAGAGCAATCTGTGTCACTTGCTGAACTGCAATTGATTCATGAGAAGAAAACGGGAGCATTGATAAAATCTGCCGTTGAAATGGCATGTGTGTTAGCAAGTGTAAGCCCCATCATTGAAAGTGAGTTAATGACTTATGCAACATCTGTTGGGATTGCGTTTCAAATTCGCGATGACTTATTGGATGTGATTGGTGATGAGGATGTTATCGGGAAACATGTTGGTAGTGATGAAAAATTAAACAAATCAACTTACGTGTCATTGTTAGGGTTAGAAGAAGCCAAAGAAGCGTTTTATACACAATGTGACATAGCCAAAGAAGCATTGCGCCGAACAAAAATTGAATTGGGAATAGACAATACTCAAACGTTACTAGATGAAATATTAAAAGAATTGAAGGAAATATAATGAAAGAAAAAGTCGGCAAAGAACGAGTAGACGTTCTTTTAGTACAACAAGGATTGTGTGAGACAAGAGAAAAAGCCAAACGAACAGTGATGGCTGGTTTGGTATGTGATGAGAAAAATATTCGATACGATAAACCTGGTGAAAAAATACCTATCACGACTGAATTACGTTTAAAAGGTCAAGTATTAAAATATGTGTCTCGCGGCGGATTGAAACTTGAAAAAGCAATAGAGGTATTTGATATTGATTTTTCTAACAAAATCTTATTAGATATAGGTTCGTCGACAGGCGGATTTACTGACGTAGCCTTACAAAATGGAGCTATGATGAGTTATGCTTTAGATGTTGGGTCAAATCAATTAGCATGGAAACTTCGTCAAGATGAACGTGTCGAAGTGATGGAAAAAACTAATTTTAGGTATTCAAAATTAGCTGATTTTAAATTAGGTCAACCGACAATTGCCACGATAGATGTTTCATTTATTTCATTAAAGCTAATAATCCCTGTGTTGCGTGATATTATTTCAAATGATGGAGAAGTAGTTGCTTTAATCAAACCGCAATTTGAAGCTGGAAAAGAACAAGTCGGTAAAAAAGGCATAGTAAGAGACAAAAAAGTTCATGTTGATGTATTGAATAGAATGATAGACATGATGGCAGACTCAAGGTTTAATGTTATGCAATTAGATTACTCGCCTATAACAGGTGGGGAGGGCAATATTGAATTTCTTGCTTATTTAAAACCTTGTGAAGAAGTAGGTAACTATTTAGGAGAAGAACTTCCTGCTCAATTAGTAGAAAGAGCTCATGCTCAGTTAAATGGATAAGAGAGGTCGAACATGAGAAAATCTGAACGACAAAAGTTAATCAAACAAATCATATTGGAAGAAAGTGTTGGCAAACAAGAAGAGTTAGTTATTTTATTAAAAGAACGCGGTATTCCTGTGACTCAAGCGACAGTATCTCGAGATATAAAAGAGTTGAATTTGATTAAACAAGTGGATGAGCATGGAGAATTCAGATATTACCTTCCTAAAAATGACACATCAGAAAAACGTCGCTTGGAAAAAATGATTGAAACATCATTTATAAAAGTCGAAATAATGGATAATTTGGTGAACTTGCAATTAGAGCCAGGAGTGGGTGTCATTATAGGAAAACTTGTTGAATTTGTGTATGAGGATAGTTTGTTTGCCGTTGTTGCTAATGATGATAAATTACTGATTATTACACGAACGAATGAACAGGCACGTATGTTAGAAAGAGAAATTTTATCTATGACATAAGAGGTGAGAAGCGACATGATTCAAGAATTAACAGTTCAAGATTTTGCAATTATTTCTAATTTAACGATTCCTTTTAAAGAAGGAATGACAGTGCTGACAGGTGAAACAGGCGCGGGGAAATCGATTATTATAGATGCGATGGGATTAATCGTTGGTGGTCGTGGTTCAGCTGATTATATAAGAGATGGTGCAGAGAGATGTCGGATTGAAGGGTCATTTTTTGTTTCAGATAATGAAAAAGTTGCTACATTTTTAGAAGATAATGGGATAGAACCAGCAGATGGTCAATTAGTTATTCAGCGTGAAATATATCGCACAGGGAGAAATAATTGCCGAATTAACGGGCAATTAGTTACCACCAAAACTCTGCGTGAGATTGGTCCTTTTATAGTTGATATCCATGGACAAAACGAGCATCAAGAATTAATGCAAGTTCAAAACCACCTAAGATTACTAGATCAATATGCTCCAAGTGATGTAAAAGAACTGAAAGAGATGTATCAAGAAAAATATCAGAAGTATGATGAATTAAAACATAAAGTGACACATCTATTGAATAATGAAAAAGAATTTGTTCAACGCATGGACATGCTGACATTTCAATATAAAGAAATCGAAACAGCTCAACTTGTTGTTGGTGAAGAAGAATCTTTAATAGAAGAAAGACGTCGATTAGTAAACTTTCAAAAAATAATGGATTCATTAAAGAAAGCCTATCAGTATTTAGACAATGAAGAAATCAATGCTGTGAGCTTAAGTGGCGCAGCAATGACCGAGATGGAACAAATAGAGTCTATTGATACAGAATATGCTGAAACGACGGAGTTATTGCGTACAGCATACTATTCTTTGCAAGAAGCAACAGGGAGAATCAACACATCTTTAGAACAATTAGAAATGGATGATGAGCGATTAATTGTGATTGATAATCGACTCGATATTATTAGGCAATTAAAAAGAAAATATGGCGAGACAGTAGAAGAAGTGCTTGCATATTTTGAAGAAATTACCCAAGAGTTAGAATCACAACTAGATACCACAACAGATGTGACTAAATTACAAGAACAGTTAATAGAAATGGAGCAAGAATTACAGGGGATAGCATTAAAACTTAGCGAAAAAAGACATCAAGTCGCAAAAGTATTAGAAGAAAATATCATGTCTCAATTGGCTAGTTTGTATATGGAACAAGCGGTTTTCGAAGTAGCATTTATGCAAACTGATTTAACGATTAATGGAATAGATAAAGCTGAGTTTTATTTATCTACCAATGTTGGTGAGTCATTAAAGCCTTTAACAAAAATTGTTTCTGGCGGGGAATTGTCACGAATTATGTTAGCGTTAAAAACCATTTTTTCAACGACACAATCCATTACTAGTATTGTGTTTGATGAGGTTGATACGGGAGTAAGTGGTCGTGTGGCGCAAGCAATTGCTGAAAAAATTCATCAGATTGGTTCACACTCTCAAGTATTATGTATTACCCATTTACCACAAGTAGCAGCAATAGCAGATACTCAATATTTTATCAGAAAATTGGTTAAAGATAACCGTACACAAACACAAGTTAGTGAGTTGGCTGATAGTGAGCGAGTAAATGAAATTGCGCGTATGCTTTCAGGATCAGATGTCACTGAGTTGACGAAAGAACATGCAAAAGAATTGCTTGATTTA contains:
- the nusB gene encoding transcription antitermination factor NusB; the encoded protein is MRVGLTRHQLREVAFQTIFSMMYQEDAAIIDSISYTLSLMDEKFELEEEDLVIPTYLEVVVTGIMEKQTMLDSIIEKHLKGWKINRLAKADLIILRLAIFEMLYLKDVPNKVSLNEALELAKTYSDEESKRFINGVLSSVLNDIEN
- the folD gene encoding bifunctional methylenetetrahydrofolate dehydrogenase/methenyltetrahydrofolate cyclohydrolase FolD, which codes for MTVILDGKALANKMQANLANEVADWKSKGYRIPKLVVILIGEDSASKVYVKNKEKSAQKIGFHSVVRRLDEAVSEAELLDIIAEYNQDETVDGILVQLPLPKHIDEENVLLAIDPKKDVDGFHPLNVGKLFVGDPDMHPCTPFGIITLLKEYNIELVGKKVVIIGRSNIVGKPLMHMMLNEDATVTITHSKTKNLKEETLTADVLVAAIGQAEFITSDYVKEGAVVIDVGMNRNSDGKLVGDVDFEDVLPKVSAITPVPGGVGPMTITMLMEQTMYQGRKHCGEESHDNK
- the xseA gene encoding exodeoxyribonuclease VII large subunit gives rise to the protein MTTSDYLTVTALTKYLKRKFDADPYLEKVYLTGEVSNFRARVNSHQYFSLKDDKAKISAVMFKGAYQKLKFTPEEGMKVLVVGRLSLYEASGNYQIYIDHMEPDGVGALYQAYEQLKASLEKEGLFKLTHKQSLVKYPKRIAVITSPSGAVIKDIMTTIQRRYPIAQLVLFPTKVQGDDAAGEIAQRIKEVDAIGNFDTMIVGRGGGSIEDLWSFNTEEVVRAVFEARTPVISSVGHETDTTLTDLVADVRAATPTAAAELAVPVLQEELLKIREKQSRLYHALDNQLKHKRARFEKVSESVIFKQPNRLYEAFYLQLDNLDRRLKQTMSTQLHEKQVKWQKQSERLMVKNPSELIKRRHQEREFLEQNLHRAMYQLISDKKQSLYQTTESLDLLSPLKTMGRGYSYVTKNNHIVKSVSDVKIGDEMILNVSDGQIQAEVKEIESDGKA
- a CDS encoding exodeoxyribonuclease VII small subunit; protein product: MSKEKQTFEESMEELEQIIKGLESGDVPLETALEKFQRGVELSKECQKTLANAEKTLTKVMSQDGQEIDFEAKGD
- a CDS encoding polyprenyl synthetase family protein; its protein translation is MSTYTDFVTRHAPIIEQTICTFLKKETIGEDLYDSMNYSVKAGGKKFRPLLFLATLSLVGYPITNEEYKVASSLEMIHTYSLIHDDLPAMDDDDLRRGKPTNHKQFGEAMAILAGDGLLTESFHLLSSAKIEATKLVKLVEILSSSAGTKGMIAGQVEDIEAEEQSVSLAELQLIHEKKTGALIKSAVEMACVLASVSPIIESELMTYATSVGIAFQIRDDLLDVIGDEDVIGKHVGSDEKLNKSTYVSLLGLEEAKEAFYTQCDIAKEALRRTKIELGIDNTQTLLDEILKELKEI
- a CDS encoding TlyA family RNA methyltransferase — encoded protein: MKEKVGKERVDVLLVQQGLCETREKAKRTVMAGLVCDEKNIRYDKPGEKIPITTELRLKGQVLKYVSRGGLKLEKAIEVFDIDFSNKILLDIGSSTGGFTDVALQNGAMMSYALDVGSNQLAWKLRQDERVEVMEKTNFRYSKLADFKLGQPTIATIDVSFISLKLIIPVLRDIISNDGEVVALIKPQFEAGKEQVGKKGIVRDKKVHVDVLNRMIDMMADSRFNVMQLDYSPITGGEGNIEFLAYLKPCEEVGNYLGEELPAQLVERAHAQLNG
- a CDS encoding arginine repressor, with protein sequence MRKSERQKLIKQIILEESVGKQEELVILLKERGIPVTQATVSRDIKELNLIKQVDEHGEFRYYLPKNDTSEKRRLEKMIETSFIKVEIMDNLVNLQLEPGVGVIIGKLVEFVYEDSLFAVVANDDKLLIITRTNEQARMLEREILSMT
- the recN gene encoding DNA repair protein RecN, whose protein sequence is MIQELTVQDFAIISNLTIPFKEGMTVLTGETGAGKSIIIDAMGLIVGGRGSADYIRDGAERCRIEGSFFVSDNEKVATFLEDNGIEPADGQLVIQREIYRTGRNNCRINGQLVTTKTLREIGPFIVDIHGQNEHQELMQVQNHLRLLDQYAPSDVKELKEMYQEKYQKYDELKHKVTHLLNNEKEFVQRMDMLTFQYKEIETAQLVVGEEESLIEERRRLVNFQKIMDSLKKAYQYLDNEEINAVSLSGAAMTEMEQIESIDTEYAETTELLRTAYYSLQEATGRINTSLEQLEMDDERLIVIDNRLDIIRQLKRKYGETVEEVLAYFEEITQELESQLDTTTDVTKLQEQLIEMEQELQGIALKLSEKRHQVAKVLEENIMSQLASLYMEQAVFEVAFMQTDLTINGIDKAEFYLSTNVGESLKPLTKIVSGGELSRIMLALKTIFSTTQSITSIVFDEVDTGVSGRVAQAIAEKIHQIGSHSQVLCITHLPQVAAIADTQYFIRKLVKDNRTQTQVSELADSERVNEIARMLSGSDVTELTKEHAKELLDLAKK